From the Diadema setosum chromosome 3, eeDiaSeto1, whole genome shotgun sequence genome, the window AGCTTACGGTGCAGCGTGCAGAGCTGTTGGAGGAAGCCGCTGTTGGGCGAGATGTCGCGCCGCTCTCGCACTGTGCGCGTGGCATCCTGCGCAGTCATCCCGTGCCGCAACATGAGGTATGCGATGACGATGGTTGCCGACCGACTGATGCCCTGGTAACAGTGCACCAACACCCTTCCTGTCAATCAGCGAGGTTGTAACACATAATTCATGTTAGATATAtatgtcgttttttttttcatttctaaccagagctttatttcatttttatccttTATGAAAATTctgtatcagggcaattaccctccccccccccttaccagCTAGATAGTGATTTGATAGCGATAAGGTTAGAATATTAGAATAAAGATTATGGTTAGTGTTAAATTTAGGATTAGATTTCCGGTTAGGGTTAGGactaggttcaggattaggattaaggttagggtattaaaaggggagggggtaatTGCTCTAGACCCAAAAATTCCATtcaataatatcaaaatcatatttgtGTTGACTAAAATACATGTTATCATAAAAGACATATCACATACTCATTTCTGCTTGCTGTGATTGCATATCGGCTGCATGCCCCATGAAACTATGCATCTAATAGCCCGATACTTCATGATTGAACTTGAAACAATGAATTAAGTCAGTATTTTTGAATAAACCACTTTCTGCCTTGGGCTATATAAAATACCACACAAGAACAGTACAGACACTCAcgcagaggtcaaaggtcaaaaatgagaaaagaggtCAGCAGGGGGTCCAATTTTCACCATGTCTCCACGAATATATCATTGAATATCAACCCATCACAGTATACCATTTTTGgtcagaaatgatgaaaatgatcgTCCCCTACCCTCACCTTTCTGGAGAGCGTCGTCCATGAACCTTGCGGCCGTCTCGAAGTGCTGCTTGATGTTGGCCATGTGGGTGTCGCAAACAGGGAGGCCCAGAAACTTGATGTTCACATCCTGTGCCATAaggataccaaaaaaaaaaaaaaaataaagataaaataaaatgaactgcatactgtaaaagtggtttctttcgcatACAGAAactttcgcggtttccatcGTTGCGGACTTTTTcgcgtgtgtttaaattcgcggtcggTAATGATAGCGTTGTACAAGCgacgagttcaaaacattttcgcgcGATGTCaattcgcggttcaacctcaaagcgctaaaataaaaccaccgcgaaagaaaccacttttacagtatatcgtGTGTGCCATTACTCGTGTGTCGGGCTCTCCTAATTCcgtcatgaacaaacttgaaactatagtcattaaaggacaagttcaccttcataggtgggttgagtgaatgcagcaatattagtagaacacatcagtgagagtttgaggaaaatcggacaatccgttaaaaagttatgaatttttgaattttctgctcagtcacggctggatgaaaagactactatagcttgtgatgtcccATGACTACAACGATATAAGTAATAATGactaaagaaaattcaacatatttccatttttctcgcataataaaagaacactcaacttctctctttcgaaggcaggggaataatattacccttaacatacgtcagtagcaagtcgaagaaatgtgcactttattcaaaaagtaaagttttgtgaaattctctttttattttccttatatagttgtacgcatgtgacatcatacattgtggtagtcttctcatccagcagtgagtacgcagatacttaaaatattcgtaacttttgaaaggatcgtccaattttcctcaaactttcactgatgtgtcctactaatattgctgcattctctcaatccttatgtatatgaaggtggacttgtcctttaatgtacaactcatagtattaactgagctctatcacttctggttctggagaaggagatttttaaaaattccttaattttggagGGTTCGGCCCCCAGGttgggcatggtgcccattagaacaaACTgtgatcctatccccctagggatgctacctgccaagtttggtgaaaatcggtcatggggttctcaagaagaagatgaaaatgtaaaaagtttatgcacgatggAGGCCGGATGAAGAATGATCACAATAGCAGGTGCTCACTTGAACCTTTAACAAGCTTGATTCCTGTTGTCAATGGCaacctttcctttttctttcattgtttcttttaatGTCCAGTATGGACGTACCTCATAATACTCCTGGTCAGTGTCAACTAGAAAGGCATGTCCTGTACCCTGGGCACAATTAATGATGTGCGTGATTCCAAGCTGCTTCAGTCTTGCTTTGTCCTTGGCTATGAAcctataaaataaaaatgatgtgtTGTTTGACAGTTTGCAGAGTGATGTAATTGAAAAGGAGAGGTGTTCACTGATATAATGTGTagatgtgaccctgcatcacaaaaccaaaaaaagtcaccaaacatggatttttagtaaagggcagattctgaaagagcagattctaagctttaaaatgatgcataacttagTTCAGATGGACTCCCCTAGCCTAcctaaataatggaaagaaagcacacactctggaaaagtgtgaactgagggaaaaaaaaaaggctccgaAGTACAGggtgtgcgatgaaagggacaaaacacaggatgtaaaccaccagtgcaccaacaatgaaggaattatcagattaagctgaaattgagcatgttctattaacacattttgtccatgattaaagccaactttcaaagcagtagccttatcctttcaaaacttattagacttgaaagtgaagagtgtgcaaaggattacaagaaatgaaaagggggctCTATTATATACCTCaggatcattctactctcccctcaaaaagggttgtagaaaaactggtgaaaacacactttcccattcatgttatgatcccaaactaaagaatgatgtagaaggatagctctttcagaaaatacaaaaaactcCGGACTGACTTGGTTgatccatttcacctttttttaggtgatccgagtatcctctcggatcaccttctgtatctgtactgattctttgttttttttattcttctttatttctgggcaaaatttgtgcagaggttagctcagaaagtgcattgcctctcaatgtcaaacttataccatatatgtatcatgtcgcaaagacgacagcgcaagtaaaatcacagtgctcagtcgaccgtgacgtcactatgacgtcattatatgaaaacacattttcatgcatatctcattaatggaatggaatatttcaatgaaatttacgtcacatatatttcaagacaagcggattctactcatattctcaaaattcatttttatttcaaaacgcgcgcgtacgcgcgcgttgaaatatttgtatgctcaaatcgagctcaaattttttttgcacacgtttccgaccatttggagcattttttgaaaaattgaaaaaattggacggacgcgtacgcgcgcgcacatattcgcacgcacagctcatatgaaatagaaattttcaattttttcacacggatcggatgtccgaagtgtcaaggaatatttctaccaagtttcaagtcgatccgattcaatatgacgtcaaacgggcccgtcaaagttgaaattccgcgcgcgcgtcaatggcgatacacagtgcaactatgccaaaaaaccgccaattttaaatccgattttactcgtcaggatggacggtgacccccaattttctttacatattctgaaagctgatgagttgtacatgtcatttcatgggctggctatgctgacaaaatgattaaaagatatcaaatttcttaataaagtaaaaaaagtaaattttcaaaatgacgtcatcaaatttcaagtttactcgagcgtatctcacttctcctttgtcaattttcacccaaatttcaatatgttgtagcttatgaaatgctctttcataaatgtaattacgcaattttgattagatgatcacatcacctcgaaaagatggattgaaggtaaccttgtcaaatttgaccagtttacgtgtaatctctatgggagcgcaatttttatggaaatgaaaattgacatgactatctttatcgagcactagctcacttatgcttcggtgaatttctctgagattttaatatgttgtagctgagacgtagggctatcgtaaatgtgcccttcgttttttcatacgatgtcgggatcacgtcaaaaaacttacttgaaattaaagtttatcttcgatgtattgaaatatttctttctttttgcaactttatgtgcaataactcaagaaaaacataccctatcaccaccatattttacacatatttagttcatgtcacgaacattatttcataaaataacaactacttgatcagacgccatcttgggtatgtaaattagggtcaaaggtcatagatgtttcatcctgtatcttggtgaatacatgtcctatctttcccatattttgcacacgtaaagaccatgttacagggatcatttcataaaataaccactttttgctcagatgccatcttgtctgtgcaaagtggggtcaaaggtcatatgtacttctttttctatcttcgctatgacgtgttatctctatgggagggaattttttagatgtgaaaattaaagacatgactctctttatcgagcactatcttacttatgctttggtgaatttctctcagatttaaatatgttgtagctgagactttgcagtatcaggactcgaatcattgattaaaaaaaaaattggatcaccttaatttgtcagtgatgacaaattacaatctctagtttagTCCTTCTAACCGTAAAATCAagaggtgcgactttttgttggttttgtgatgcatggtttCATGCATAATAGTAttaaactctttatgtgccacattcacATGCCTGACTATTAAGTCAACGGTGTGCAAAGTTGCATATTCTACTCAAACCCACAAACCCATCCAAACCGtttgataaatcgccaaatgctaCCGTGCAATGAAAGTAGTTCTAGTGACaccattcctgtcacatgtcAGCTTGCTTTTTCTGAGGAGATTCTGACTATCAAGCGGCGTTCATCTGAAAGAAGACAAAACCCTAGATTTGTTATACAATGCACAATTAATTAAAGAttatatttttgtctctatGTGATGATGGCCTCActttaaaaactttgaaaatatcATTCATCGATTCTGGaattcaaattcttcaaacatcTTAGTACATACTTCCTTTTGCCAAGGAAAGGTAGAATTTGACATTTAAGCTGAGCTAAAGATGGGGGACCTACTCGCCACCTATGAAGATATCTTTGTAGACCAGGTCCACACTGTTCAGTCTCCGGGAATACGACATTCCATTTGCCCACAAGATCTCCTCCAGCTCATGCACGGTACAGACGGGGGTGGATGATGTCATCCTGTTTCCCATGGATGTCCGTTGTCACAGCAACCACCCTCCCGGCACGAAGATACCAGAAAGAGAAGTACCTACTCGTGGGGTCGTAATTTGCGTGAGTTTACATTCACCAAGTAGTAGCTCTGTTTTCTGTGAATATTAGGCCATATCTGAAATgcacaaaattacaaaacaaacaaggaaacaaaaaaaaaaaattaatgttggGATGAATATACTGTATGTTATCTGTTGTAGTCATCATTCTACTCATAGCCAGTAATATGAAAATTAAACTttaattttaactcttcatgtgcctCGTTCACACGTCCGACGGCGTGAcaacttcacatattctgctaaaacctacaacccccccccaaactgatcaataaatcaccaaatgcAGCAGTACATTGAAAGCTTTTGTCATGCCTCCATTTGTCTCACATATGATATCAAAGTTTAATTTTCATATTACTAGATATGACTAGAATGATAGCTACAACAAATAACATCACTCGCTAGAAATCATGTAAACTTTAAATTTCAGTGTAAAAGCATGAAATTGATCCAAAGATCTGTATCAAATTCATTTTCCTGTTAGCTTTCCATCTAAGAGTTTATTTTCCATACATGCTCCTTATTATTTCCTCTCAC encodes:
- the LOC140226412 gene encoding dual specificity protein phosphatase 3-like translates to MGNRMTSSTPVCTVHELEEILWANGMSYSRRLNSVDLVYKDIFIGGEFIAKDKARLKQLGITHIINCAQGTGHAFLVDTDQEYYEDVNIKFLGLPVCDTHMANIKQHFETAARFMDDALQKGEGRVLVHCYQGISRSATIVIAYLMLRHGMTAQDATRTVRERRDISPNSGFLQQLCTLHRKLHRK